One Yoonia sp. BS5-3 genomic window carries:
- the secY gene encoding preprotein translocase subunit SecY — protein sequence MASAAEQMAANVSWSAFGKATELRQRILFTIGLLIIYRLGTFIPVPGIDTAALQQFMEDAQSGIGGILSMFTGGALSRMAIFTLGIMPYISASIVMQLLGSMYEPLKALKKEGEQGRRKLNQYTRYGTVVLATVQAYGLAVSLETGGLASDPGLFFQASTVITIVGGCMFLMWLGEQITARGIGNGISLIIFVGIIAEIPAAMAQFLSQGRSGAISPAVVVGIIVMLAAVLTFVVFMERSLRKIHIQYPRQQRGQKVYDGSSSHLPIKVNPAGVIPAIFASALLLLPTTISTFSGGTSGPFMSTILALFGPGQPLYLIFFGGMIVFFTYFYTREVAFKTEDVAENLKSQNGFVPGIRPGKKTEEYLDYVVTRILVLGSGYLALVALLPEIIRAELSIPFYFGGTSILIIVSVGMDTIQQIQSHLVAHQYEGLIEKSQLRGKRSAKKRKGPARK from the coding sequence ATGGCTTCTGCAGCAGAGCAAATGGCAGCCAACGTCAGTTGGAGCGCCTTCGGCAAAGCGACTGAACTTCGTCAGCGCATTCTGTTTACGATTGGCTTGCTGATCATTTACCGCCTTGGCACGTTCATCCCGGTTCCCGGTATTGATACCGCCGCCCTGCAACAGTTTATGGAAGATGCCCAGTCAGGCATTGGCGGTATTTTGTCGATGTTCACCGGCGGCGCCTTGTCCCGGATGGCCATCTTTACCTTGGGCATCATGCCCTACATTTCCGCATCCATCGTGATGCAGCTGCTTGGTTCCATGTATGAACCGCTGAAAGCCTTGAAAAAAGAAGGTGAGCAGGGACGTCGCAAGCTGAACCAATATACCCGTTACGGCACCGTGGTTCTGGCCACCGTCCAAGCTTATGGCCTGGCTGTCAGCCTGGAAACCGGCGGTCTGGCTTCTGATCCGGGTCTCTTCTTCCAAGCCTCGACTGTCATCACCATCGTGGGTGGTTGTATGTTCCTGATGTGGCTTGGTGAGCAGATCACCGCACGCGGCATCGGTAACGGTATTTCCCTGATCATCTTTGTTGGCATCATCGCCGAAATCCCCGCCGCCATGGCCCAGTTCCTGAGCCAAGGCCGTTCGGGCGCCATCAGCCCCGCTGTTGTTGTCGGCATCATCGTCATGCTTGCCGCTGTCTTGACCTTTGTCGTGTTCATGGAGCGCTCACTGCGCAAGATCCATATTCAGTATCCCCGTCAGCAGCGCGGTCAGAAAGTCTATGATGGCTCAAGCAGCCACTTGCCCATCAAAGTGAACCCCGCTGGTGTGATCCCGGCCATTTTTGCCTCGGCCCTGCTTTTGCTGCCCACGACCATCAGCACCTTTAGCGGCGGCACATCCGGCCCGTTCATGTCCACGATCCTGGCCCTGTTTGGCCCCGGTCAGCCCCTTTATCTGATCTTCTTTGGCGGCATGATTGTTTTCTTCACCTACTTCTACACCCGTGAGGTGGCCTTTAAGACCGAAGATGTCGCCGAGAACCTGAAGAGCCAAAATGGTTTTGTCCCCGGCATTCGCCCCGGTAAAAAGACCGAGGAATATTTGGACTACGTGGTGACCCGCATTCTGGTGTTGGGCTCTGGTTATCTGGCGCTGGTTGCCTTGCTGCCCGAGATCATCCGGGCAGAACTGTCCATCCCATTCTACTTTGGCGGCACATCAATTTTGATTATTGTGTCCGTAGGTATGGACACAATCCAACAAATCCAGTCTCATCTGGTCGCACATCAATACGAAGGCCTGATTGAGAAGTCTCAATTGCGTGGCAAGCGTAGCGCCAAGAAACGTAAAGGGCCGGCACGTAAATGA